From the genome of Vigna angularis cultivar LongXiaoDou No.4 chromosome 11, ASM1680809v1, whole genome shotgun sequence, one region includes:
- the LOC108333565 gene encoding uncharacterized protein LOC108333565: MLLRETFRKTKVILHKTLRSFKSVIFGGYQKLPRSLSFNPFLGRSGNATTYTSDQFYNEFYDMLQSDLNRIKRGADNSSMSRSREEREDAAKAESLTEESTEKSVGEVGEMEEKKSKGSRELGKKEGVYDLAQKMKELEMMNTGDVEHVLDIEEALHYYSRLKSPVYLDIVDKFFNDMHTEFSVQESSISVKRSKSKGRLGSIRL; this comes from the coding sequence ATGCTGCTTAGAGAAACCTTTCGCAAGACCAAGGTTATACTTCACAAAACCCTCCGTAGTTTCAAGTCTGTCATCTTTGGAGGGTACCAAAAACTACCCAGATCTCTCTCCTTCAATCCATTCCTTGGTCGCAGTGGCAATGCCACAACTTACACAAGTGATCAATTCTACAATGAGTTTTATGACATGCTGCAGTCTGATCTGAACAGAATAAAGAGGGGTGCCGACAACAGCAGCATGAGCAGGTCGAGAGAGGAAAGGGAAGATGCTGCAAAAGCTGAAAGCTTGACGGAAGAAAGCACAGAAAAGAGCGTTGGTGAAGTTGGAGAAatggaagagaagaaaagcaAAGGGAGCCGTGAACTGGGAAAGAAAGAGGGTGTTTATGACTTGGCGCAAAAGATGAAGGAATTGGAGATGATGAATACGGGTGATGTTGAGCACGTGCTAGACATAGAAGAGGCACTTCACTACTACTCACGCCTCAAAAGTCCTGTTTATTTGGATATTGTGGACAAGTTCTTCAATGACATGCACACTGAATTCTCAGTTCAAGAGTCCTCTATCAGCGTCAAACGCTCCAAGTCAAAGGGAAGACTTGGCTCGATCAGGTTGTAG